The following coding sequences lie in one Numida meleagris isolate 19003 breed g44 Domestic line chromosome Z, NumMel1.0, whole genome shotgun sequence genomic window:
- the WDR41 gene encoding WD repeat-containing protein 41: protein MLRWLIGGGREPQGLAEKSSVQTIGEEQVQNPYTELLVLKGHQDIVRFLVQIDDCRFASAGDDGVIFLWNAQTGEKLFELHGHTHKITAIAPFFSSDVSEENSHLILTASADRTVIVWDCTTGRQVQKVSCFHSTVKCLTVLHRLDVWLSGGSDLCVWNRKLDLLCKTSHLTDAGISALVELPKNCVAAAVGKELIIFRLIASSDKSEGWKILEVKRLVDHQDNILSLVSVNDTTFVTGSHVGELIFWDALDWTKQASECNFWDSSVQPDAQSEIKLSQSPNETSVQHLASDEEYVYAAVGKGIYVYNLQMKRVIACQRTAHDSSVLHIEMLPNRQLISCSEDGSVRIWELREKQQLPAEPVPTGFFNMWGFGRANKQANQAKKAQENTPMHFLELVGDLIGHSSAVQMFLYFSELGLVTCSADHLIILWKDGERESRLRSLTLFQKLAQNGDLQLKF, encoded by the exons ATGCTGCGCTGGCTGATCGGGGGCGGCCGGGAGCCGCAGGGCCTGGCGGAG AAATCATCTGTACAGACCATTGGTGAAGAGCAAGTACAAAATCCTTACACGGAGCTCCTTGTGTTGAAAGGTCATCAAGATATAGTACGTTTTCTAGTACAAATAGATGATTGCAG GTTTGCATCTGCAGGAGATGATGGAGTCATTTTTCTGTGGAATGCTCAG acagGAGAGAAACTTTTTGAACTTCATggtcacacacacaaaattacAGCTATAGCACCGTTTTTTTCAtcagatgtttctgaagaaaacagtcattTGATTTTAACAGCATCAGCTGATAGAACTGTTATT GTTTGGGACTGCACTACGGGCAGGCAGGTTCAAAAAGTATCATGTTTCCATTCTACTGTAAAG tgttTGACAGTCCTTCACAGACTGGATGTATGGTTGTCTGGAGGGAGTGATCTATGTGTTTGGAACAGAAAATTAGATCTCTTGTGTAAGACCAGTCATCTTACTGATGCag gtaTTAGTGCTTTGGTTGAATTGCCTAAAAATTGTGTTGCGGCTGCTGTTGGCAAAGAGCTAA TCATTTTTAGATTGATTGCTTCCAGTGATAAATCTGAAGGTTGGAAAATCCTTGAAGTAAAACGCCTTGTCGACCATCAGGATAACATCTTGTCATTGGTCAGTGTCAACG aTACGACTTTTGTGACAGGTTCTCATGTGGGTGAGTTAATATTTTGGGATGCACTTGACTGGACAAAGCAGGCATCTGAGTGCAACTTCTGGGACTCTTCTGTCCAACCAGATGCACAGTCAGAAATAAAGTTATCCCAAAGTCCAAATGAAACTTCAGTTCAACACTTAGCATCTGATGAGGAG tatgtGTATGCTGCAGTTGGGAAAGGCATATACGTATATAATCTTCAAATGAAGCGTGTGATTGCCTGCCAGAGAACTGCTCATGACTCTTCTGTACTGCACATTGAGATGCTTCCAAACAG GCAGCTGATATCCTGTTCAGAAGATGGCAGTGTGCGCATTTGGGAGCTCcgagaaaagcagcagctgccagctgaACCAGTTCCAACAG ggTTCTTCAACATGTGGGGATTTGGAAGGGCAAATAAGCAGGCAAACCAAGCTAAGAAGGCGCAGGAGAATACACCTATGCATTTCTTGGAGCTAGTTGGTGATTTGATTGGTCATTCATCAGCTGTACAG ATGTTCCTGTACTTCAGTGAACTGGGACTGGTTACATGCTCTGCTGACCATCTCATTATATTGTGGAAGGATGGTGAACGAGAATCTAGACTCCGCAGTTTAACGTTATTTCAGAAACTGGCACAAAATGGTGATTTGCAACtcaaattttaa